The Rugosibacter aromaticivorans region TAGATAGCCTTGGCGATTGCGCTGCATGTGGTAACAGTTGCACGCTGATGGCATTGAAATTGAGCAGCAAGGCGTCTGGCAACACATTGTAAGGACGCATCGTTTCGTGATCGAACTGCCGCGCATCGCTTGCCTCCAGCGCAAAAACATGACGATCCAGCACCAAGTCGCCTCGTATTTCACGCAGCCCGCGTTGCCGCATCTCACGCAGCCATCGCGCAAAATGGTCATAGGTCAGTTTGGGGTCACCCCCTCCTTGCAAGAAAAGGGCACCCTTGAGCACGCCATTTTCCAGTGATCCATTAACAAAAGCCTGCGTTTGCCATGTGTAAGCCGGGCCGAGTAAATCCAGTGCAGCAAAGGTGGTGAGCAGTTTCATGGTGGATGCGGGATTCATGGCTTTATCCGCATTCATCGCCCACTGCGGCCGACGAGAGTCCACCGCTTGAACCACCACAGCGACGGCTGACCGGGGAATTTCCGCTGCTTTCAATGCTTGAGCAACGGGCGCAGGAAGCCCGCCAGCGGTTACCGCACCTGCCCAGGATAAAAGCCAGGCGCAGATGAGTTGCCGCAGGGTGATCATAAAAATCATGGTTTTCATCCGCTTGAATAGGTGGGGTTATCCTTGAATGGATCAGGGTTCGAGGATAGCATCCAGTTCTTGTGAAAAGAGAACAGGCGACCATGCCCGATCAGTAGTAACGGTTTAACAAACGAGGGGGAATGCATGGATCTAGGGCTTAAAGATCGAGTAGCGATCGTATGCGGTGCAAGCCAGGGTATGGGGCAAGCGATTGCCTTCGGGTTAGCCAAGGAGGGCGCGTGCGTTCTGTTGGTAGCCCGTAACGCAGAGCGTCTGGCAATGGCAGAAGCGGCCATTTTGGCCCAATGCCCTGAGGCAAAGCTTGCCAGCTTGGCGATGGATCTGACACAACCGGATAGCGCTGCGGTGGCGGTTAAAGTAGCGCATACGCGCTGGGGTCGACTGGATGTGCTCATTACCAACACCGGTGGGCCACCGCCGGGGCAGCCGCTTGATCTCGCGGATGAGCAGTATCTGCTCGCTTACCAACAAAATTTCATGAATGTGGTGCGCCTGTGTCGCCATGCTGTGCCCGTGATGCGGGTGAATGGCTATGGACGCATTATCAATATGCTGGCGTTGTCGGCACGGCAAATCGAAGACAACCTGGTGCTCTCCTCCACATCGAGGCTGGGGGTGGTGGCTTACGCACGGTATCTGGCCGAACAAGTCGCAGCAGAAGGCATCACGGTGAATAACGTTTTGCCTGGCTCGATCCACACCGAGCGCCTGGCACAAGTGGCGCAAATGCAGGCGCGGCATTTCGGGCGGGATCCAGCGGCAGAGTTAGATGTACGTGCCGAGCGGGTGCCGATGAAGCGGCTCGGCCATCCGCAAGAAATGGCCGATCTGGTGACATTCCTTGCGTCCGAGCGGGCGGGCTTTCTCACCGGGTTGAGTATTCCCGTGGAGGGCGGCCAATTGCGTTCTGTTTTGTGAGGTAATCATGGAGATACAAGCCATCATCGAAGATTTTTGGGCCATGCGTGCGCAGGGCGTTTTTTATCCGCCCCGGTGGTTTGATCGGCTAACGATGGATCAAGCCTGCCGTGTGCAGCTTGGCCTGCTGGTAAATCTCTGGTCGCGGGTGGGCGGCATATCGGCTGGAAGGTCGGCCTGACTGCGGCGGCGATCCGTGAGCAGTTTCGCGTGCATGAGCCAGTGTTTGGCTACTTGCTGGAAAGCGGCCGGCTGGAAAGCGGTGCTGAAATCAATTTAGCCGATTGGCAAGGCGCGGGGTTTGAGAATGAACTCTGCCTGCGTTTGGGCAAACCTTTGCGCGGCCCGGGGGTGGAGGCGGCTGCAGCACAAGCGGCGGTGGACTCCTGCCACCCGGCAATGGAGCTGGTGGAAAACCGGGGTGACTTCACGGCGCAGCTTGCTGTAGCCGTGGCTGATAACGTTCAGCAGCGTGCTTTTGTGGTCGGCCCCCAGGTTCCGCTAGCGGCGACTGCTGATCTCGCTGCGATTGAATGCACAGTTCGCCACAATGGTGTAGAAGTCGCACAAGCGAAGGGAGACGCCGTCATGGGCAATCCCTACGCTTCGCTGGCTTGGCTAGCCAACAAGCTTGCCGAGTTTGGGCGTGGCTTGGAGGCTGGGCAATATGTCATGAGTGGCTCGTTTACCCGCCAGTTTCCACTCGCCCCGGGCGATGTGGCAGAAACTCGTTTCAGCAGTATTGGCGAGGTGGCTTTGCACATCGCAGCGCGCTGAATCAACGCGTTTTCGTTGGCGTTCTTGTTCGCGTCCTTACAAGGATTACCTTAATCTGCCGATCAGCTCTTGAAATACTCAACTTGAGGCCTTATTATTAGCACTCGCTTGGATAGAGTGCTAATCGTTTCACCTCATTCCAGCTTTTCCGCAGGGCACCGCTCTGCACCATCATTGACCAATTTTAAGGAGATTTTGAATGAAAATCCGTCCCTTGCATGATCGCGTGATCGTCAAGCGTCTCGAAGAAGAACGTAAAACAGCCTCCGGCATCGTTATTCCCGATGCTGCTGCCGAAAAACCTGATCGAGGTGAAGTGCTGGCCGTAGGTAATGGCAAAATCCAGGAAGATGGCAAAGTTCGCCCCATGTCGCTGAAGGTCGGTGAGCGTGTACTGTTTGGCAAATACTCAGGCCAGGCCGTTAAGGTGGATGGCGAGGAATTGCTGGTCATGCGTGAAGAAGACATCATGGGCGTAATTGAAGCCTGATTAACTTAACCTTTCAAGAATTCAAGGAGATATAGAATGGCTGCAAAAGAAGTTCTGTTTGGCGACTCCGCTCGCCAACGCATGGTTCGTGGCGTCAACATCCTGGCTGACGCTGTTAAAGTAACGCTCGGCCCCAAAGGCCGTAATGTGGTTCTTGACCGCTCCTACGGTTCCCCCACCGTGACCAAGGATGGCGTTTCCGTCGCCAAGGAAATCGAACTTAAAGATAAGTTCGAAAACATGGGCGCGCAAATGGTCAAGGAAGTGGCTTCCAAGACCTCTGACATCGCCGGTGATGGCACTACCACCGCCACGGTGCTGGCGCAATCGATCGTCCGCGAAGGTATGAAGTTCGTCGCTGCGGGCATGAACCCGATGGATCTGAAGCGCGGCATCGACAAGGCTGTTATCGCGTTGATCGAAGAACTGAAGAAAATTTCCAAGCCCTGCACCACGACAAATGAAATCGCCCAGGTCGGTTCCATTTCCGCCAACTCCGACGCCGATGTCGGCAAGATCATCGCCGATGCGATGGACAAGGTCGGCAAGGAAGGCGTGATCACCGTTGAAGACGGCAAGTCGCTGCAAAACGAACTCGAAGTGGTCGAAGGCATGCAGTTTGACCGCGGCTACCTGTCACCCTACTTCATCAACAATCCCGACAAGCAGATCGCGATTCTGGATAATCCTTTTGTCCTGTTGCACGACAAGAAAATCTCCAACATCCGCGACCTGCTGCCGCTGCTCGAACAAGTTGCCAAGGCCGGCCGTCCGCTGCTGATCATCGCCGAAGATGTCGATGGCGAGGCATTAGCCACGCTCGTGGTGAACAACATCCGTGGCATCCTCAAGACCGTCGCTGTTAAGGCACCGGGCTTTGGTGATCGTCGCAAGGCCATGTTGGAGGACATCGCTGTCCTGACTGGTGGTACAGTCATCGCCGAGGAAGTTGGCCTGACGCTGGAAAAGGCAACCCTCGCTGAGCTGGGTCAAGCCAAGAAGGTCGAAGTCGCTAAAGAAAACACCACCGTCATTGACGGCGCTGGCAAAGAAGAGGCAATCAAGGCCCGCGTGGCGCAAGTTCGTGTCCAAATCGAAGAAGCTACCAGCGACTACGATAAAGAAAAGCTGCAAGAACGTGTTGCCAAGCTGGCAGGTGGTGTCGCGTTGATCAAAGTGGGCGCTGCAACCGAAGTGGAAATGAAAGAGAAGAAGGCGCGTGTTGAAGATGCGTTACACGCGACCCGTGCTGCCGTTGAAGAAGGCATTGTGGCTGGCGGCGGCGTGGCACTGCTGCGTGCTCGTGCTTCCGTTTCCGTCAAAGGCGACAACCATGAGCAAGATG contains the following coding sequences:
- a CDS encoding SDR family oxidoreductase → MDLGLKDRVAIVCGASQGMGQAIAFGLAKEGACVLLVARNAERLAMAEAAILAQCPEAKLASLAMDLTQPDSAAVAVKVAHTRWGRLDVLITNTGGPPPGQPLDLADEQYLLAYQQNFMNVVRLCRHAVPVMRVNGYGRIINMLALSARQIEDNLVLSSTSRLGVVAYARYLAEQVAAEGITVNNVLPGSIHTERLAQVAQMQARHFGRDPAAELDVRAERVPMKRLGHPQEMADLVTFLASERAGFLTGLSIPVEGGQLRSVL
- a CDS encoding 2-keto-4-pentenoate hydratase, with product MHEPVFGYLLESGRLESGAEINLADWQGAGFENELCLRLGKPLRGPGVEAAAAQAAVDSCHPAMELVENRGDFTAQLAVAVADNVQQRAFVVGPQVPLAATADLAAIECTVRHNGVEVAQAKGDAVMGNPYASLAWLANKLAEFGRGLEAGQYVMSGSFTRQFPLAPGDVAETRFSSIGEVALHIAAR
- a CDS encoding co-chaperone GroES, whose translation is MKIRPLHDRVIVKRLEEERKTASGIVIPDAAAEKPDRGEVLAVGNGKIQEDGKVRPMSLKVGERVLFGKYSGQAVKVDGEELLVMREEDIMGVIEA
- the groL gene encoding chaperonin GroEL (60 kDa chaperone family; promotes refolding of misfolded polypeptides especially under stressful conditions; forms two stacked rings of heptamers to form a barrel-shaped 14mer; ends can be capped by GroES; misfolded proteins enter the barrel where they are refolded when GroES binds), producing MAAKEVLFGDSARQRMVRGVNILADAVKVTLGPKGRNVVLDRSYGSPTVTKDGVSVAKEIELKDKFENMGAQMVKEVASKTSDIAGDGTTTATVLAQSIVREGMKFVAAGMNPMDLKRGIDKAVIALIEELKKISKPCTTTNEIAQVGSISANSDADVGKIIADAMDKVGKEGVITVEDGKSLQNELEVVEGMQFDRGYLSPYFINNPDKQIAILDNPFVLLHDKKISNIRDLLPLLEQVAKAGRPLLIIAEDVDGEALATLVVNNIRGILKTVAVKAPGFGDRRKAMLEDIAVLTGGTVIAEEVGLTLEKATLAELGQAKKVEVAKENTTVIDGAGKEEAIKARVAQVRVQIEEATSDYDKEKLQERVAKLAGGVALIKVGAATEVEMKEKKARVEDALHATRAAVEEGIVAGGGVALLRARASVSVKGDNHEQDAGIKIVLRAIEQPLREIAANAGDEPSVVINKVLEGKGNFGYNASTGEYGDMVKMGVLDPTKVTRTALQNAASIAGLMLTTDCMVSELVEDKPAGMGGGMGGGMGGMGGMGGMDMGM